The genomic segment GATACCGtacttttctttcctcttccTCCCTTTTCTGTATTAGCGcgaagcctttttttttttttttttccttttcaatttggcctttttatttttagcttTATACTTTGCTTTGCTTTTGAGCAACAAGAAAATCATTCAAGCACAGCTAAATCACACTAATGTTTCGTAAACTCATGAGCGGCATCatcagcagcagcagcaacaaAAACAACCCTCCACCCACTGCTATCTTCTTCACCATCTGATGAATCGAGGAGATTGTAGCCGTTCATTCCTTCGACTTTGCAGGCAGAACCATGGACTCCCATGCATGGCAAGGGCAAACTCAATCCTCTTCTTTCTCTGTTTCTTCTCGTTGTCAACATCGCAAAGCCAAACGATCCCTGCTCCACCGCCACCGTCGAATTCCTACGAGCCGGTCGGACCCAAATTCAACCCATCAATGGCGATCGTCATGGTGGTTTTAGTGACGGCGTTTTTCTTCATGGGATTTTTTTCCGTTTACATCAGGCAGTGCGCCCAAAGAAGGATGCGCGGCGGGAACTGGGATGCCTCTGTAAATTTCGGGAGGCGCTCGAGGAGGTTGACGCGTGGACTCGACGCGTCGGTGATCGAGTCTTTCCCGACGTTTCTTTACTCGACGGTCAAAGGGCTCAAGATCGGAAATGACACGCTGGAGTGCGCCGTTTGCTTGAACGAGTTTGAAGACGACGAAACTCTGCGTTTGATTCCTAAATGCAGCCATGTGTTTCATCCCGATTGTATCGATGCTTGGCTCTTGTCACATTCCACGTGTCCCGTTTGCCGCGCCAATTTGGCTCCAAAACCCGGTGAGGACATCAGCTGCCCCACAGTCCCAGTATACGGTTCGGAATTAGAGCTCGAAAACCGACCCGACAACAATAATGCCAGCAATGAAATGAGTCGTACTGAGGCTGTTAATCAGAGGAGGGATGTAGAACCTCTCGATGTGAATTTAGTAAATTCAAACACGCCGATAATTCAGAACAGGCCGCCAAGGTCACGGTCGACGGGATGGATGTTGACCCGGTTGTTTCCGCGGTCTCACTCGACGGGTCACTTGCTGGTTCAGCCGGGTGAGAATTGTGAGCGGTTTACGCTAAGGTTACCGGAGGATGTACGGAGCGAGTTGATGAACTCGAATTTTAGCCGTTCTAATAGTTGCTTGGCGTTCCCCAGAGCGAGGAGTTCGAGAAGGGGTTATAGGAGTAGGAGTTTAGGGAGGAATTATTTTAACTACGAGAGGTCCGATCGGCCGGATCGGTGGGGTTTCACTATGACTCCTCCGTTTTTTTCTAGGACCGGATCGCTTAGGTCACCAAAACTGGTGGCCGGTACTGGTGGGGATAGTGATGAGGCGTTGGCTAATCCGGCGAAGGGTTTGTTTAAATCCATTAAGTCGCCGTTTGATCGTCTGTTTGTTGGTGGGGAGGCGAACTTGGGTGAACAATCATCGGACAGGCTCCGGCCTGAGAGTCAAGTTTAGTagtttttttggttttgaggTTTGACCAACTAAATTTAGGTGTACATAAGtggtttttttccttcttatttTCCCcccctttttcatttttaattttttcttccctttgatttaatttacattttcttttgatttatcTTGGGGGTATAGCTTGGATATGGCTTATTTATTACAGGAAAAATACCAGATACCTCATACCTACACTTAGCCGGCTAATAAGCAAAGTGATGTTGTACCGATACACGTGTTTGAACACTAGCAGCACCATTCAAAAGACGCAGCTTGTCGGCTGTAAAGGCCAAAAGGGTTTAAGGTATTtggataattgatttttttttttggaaacaTGTTTGATTCCACTTAGGTCAAAAGTTTGTATAAGTGAGTGTCGAGAGGGAATTTGGGACGAATTCACTTTCTACTTTCTGCTGATAGATGGGGTGCACAAGGATGTATCATTAAACTCtgcttttattattgtttGAGATTAATTGTCTGCTTGACTAATGGAAACCAGTGCTTTAAGTTTTCTAGCTTGTTGCCAAAATACAAATCTGGTTTTATTTAGTTAATGTTCTTATCACAAGTAaaggaatttttttcatttataagcTCAATTTATCTCTTCTTAAAATGGAATTCATGAcattttattctattcaatATGCAATGTTTTCGTTGTACTTACTCTTCTactaattaagaaaatgaacTTGCTTTGTTTTAAACTTATCTCAATTTTGATATTTCTCATGAAAATCTTATATCAGTAAAGAATTGATTAAACCCTAATAACACTCGtcacatattcatattttcaattaaaaacttattaaacTTTATCTTCTAAGACAATGTGAAGTAAAAAACCAAAGGAGAATATAGAGGCTTTTTAGGTTGAGCTGTCTCAGTTCTACGTTGGTAACCGCCCAAGTTCCCTCTTGATGTCTTCATGGCAAAAAAGATACTAACAAAGAAGAAACTGTTGGGACTTGGGGTGACATATTTTTACAAGTATTACGCTTTTTCATTTCCTCTGCCTTGGGTTCAAGGCTTTGGCAGCACTCTCATCCGGGACTTAAAATGGACCATCTAACCGAAATAACTTCTCTAATTGCGTGCAACCAAATGCCTACCATTACTTTTATTAGCTTCAAAGCTTTTGTTTGACAATATTATTAGTAATTTGTAatttatctcttatttttaaattatctaaCCCATTCGATGAATATATGAATGGAGTGAAAAGTTacactcttttcttttctttttttcaatttattttgtgaTATTATAAATGGAGTAGAGGGTTTGTTGAAACTCGAAAGGTCCAAGTCCATGATTAAGCCCAAAGACAAGCTATTTGATCGGGCTTGTGATGTCTAATTACTCAGATATATATCTCAATATAGCATTTTATTTTGGGCTCTATATCTGACCGAGTATTCCTTGTACCATAATCGGGCTTTTATTTAGACTTCTTGGGAGTTTGCGATCCCTCCGTAATGAATCAATAATATATAGTTTATTACATCTATCAAGCACTTTTGGGTcatgaacaaaaatattttttgtatttagaTTCAACTCAAGTGATAAAAATGAGGTCGGATCTTATAAATACAGATTTTAGACTTAACACAAGATTATgagttttaaaactttaaaaaatctaaTCGTGTGAGTTATTATCTATGAACCCATTGataactttcttctttcttataTGAcccatttatatatatattttttgccTCAGTCACCGCTTaaatcaatatttataaataaaattaattaggtGAGACTTCAGAGCAAAGTTtttaatttcagtttttcaattaatattgTCTTTTGTTGCATGCATACacgtttttcttttaactttgtCAACGAATGATAGGAGAATCTTTTTGGGACAAAAGCTTGTCGATAAATGACAACATATCAAGTTACGTCAtagtttcttcctttttttttttgtttaattaaattcggTTTAATAATCGTAATAATACTGgtgactgatttttttttttttgtttctaatcGAGTGGTCTTTATGTATAGAGTTTTTGGAGATCATAGATGCACAAGGACGGCTCAATATCTTTAAAGGCctaaaacaattaaatatttaaatgagaCTCTTattgagtaaaaaaaaattaaatgaggtttttttattaaaattttaaaaaaattaccgTTAGTTGGAGATTAGTAAAAACtacatattacatttattgaaaataaaaaaataattgagaattatTAACATTATAGAAATTgagaagtgataaaaaaataaaaatttattaagtatataattagaaaaataagaaaatatgtaattttattaattattttaacttttacaTAAATAAGGAAGTGAGataaatagttgagaattaataagaagtaaaaagtgaaacaaaataaatatttaatagacacttaatttaagaaatattttattaattattttaatttatatatatataatataattaagtatattatataaaattatgaaagcTATAAAATTGTGAGACCTAAAGCAAGGGCTTTGCTGGCTTTATGCTGAAGCCGGCCCTGTAGATGTAGGATTGTATGTTGGTGTGAGTCTTTTTGTATGTCTTGTTCATGAGACATTATTTGACATTTCTATCCTTATTGTGAATCAATGATATACATaacatatatttaaaaaaaacatttatcaTAATAGTACTGATAGGGATAAATCTGTAATGCAAAACAAGAATTGTACAATTTAACTACCATCTTTTCAAAGTCACAATGATGAGGAAATGACACTAATATGACTTATTATTAAGCCTCATGCCCCTCTATTgcacaaataaatatattaaatggatgaaaaaaaattttcatgtgtGCAATGTTGTGCAATGTTTAGCAATTGAATTTCAACACTACTTTATATGCATGTGGggaaaaataagattttgtCATTGATTAACTTGTGAAAATGATCCGAAAATGATTGATGAAGAGTAGGTTTTGCATGTTAAAATCGACACCAAAAAGCTAATTGGCATGGAGAGTCGATAATTTTCTTAGCCCGAGGATTAATTAGCATGGTGACTTTCCATGAGTTCTCTCATAAGGCAAtgcatataattaaataattattgaaaaaaattaaataataaagatGTTTAATAATGGTATTatatctaaaatttttttttaaactatttaagaaataaattcttcttcttctgttgTATTCAATGACGTCTCTATACTtttatattaaacaaaataaattcttattattaatagttaatttagttgaaatgatatttgttattttataccACACAACGTTGACATGATAAACTGACTCTTATAATGAATGATAATATGTGATGatgatataattatataatattttttactctCTACATTATTGACAcgtgtttattttaattaataataattaactaattaacttatttaaacttaattaaaatgataagaGTGGAGTAGAACATTATGTATATATCAAATAATTGATACAACATCTTATATTTCGACCATGTAATTCTCTGAAACTTTTCTTCGTGATAAAGATATATTTTGTGAATCTTGGTTGGTGTCTTGCttgtttcccttttcttttttttttcttcctccccCTCACCCTCGGCTCGAGAAAAGTAACGAACCAGTACCAGTCCTCATCGTCAATATCTTCTCAAAAATCATAGAAATTATTTGTGACAGTCATAATTCCAAGTAAGATGTATTTAAATTAACTAGACAAACATATATAGTACTGCCCCACCTTGACTTGTGATTCGTTTTGGTGATGGAGATTTTTGTAACCCCCTGCAAGTCAATAGCACGTATTGTCCTCGATTTCCACGTTGAGCACGAGCAAAAAAATGAGACCAAACATAAGATTCATTTATTCCCATGAGAAAATCTTCTCTATGGTTTATTGTAAACCACATGTTTCTAAGTAGTTAGGCAAACTTCAGAGCTTGACTTTCGTCTGTGGTAAGACGGTCGGTTTAGAAGTCGAAATTGagggaaaggaaaataatgtttgacaataaaaatgatatatatatatatatatatatatattctattatttgatttattgattaGGATCATGTGTTAAAGAATAATGTTTTTATTCTATAAAAATGAGGAAGAAATATCggttttgtcaaattttacTGCCATGGAAATTGGAAAAGAAGCTAAAAGGGCAATGACTAATCGGTTCTTGAAGGGTGCTTGGTTGATAGCTAGTACTTCATCATCTTCCAATATAGTTTGACATATGATTAATAAGTTCAACCAATTTCATAGTGATCGACGGGATGTAACGTGGTCACTTACAACATGCCACGTCATGTTTTTGTCAAAGGTTTACAACTAATATCTTTAAATATATCATATTAATGTTATGTGATATACAATAATcagtgatattttgattaataataattaaatttttatttaaaaaaaataaaaataNNNNNNNNNNNNNNNNNNNNNNNNNNNNNNNNNNNNNNNNNNNNNNNNNNNNNNNNNNNNNNNNNNNNNNNNNNNNNNNNNNNNNNNNNNNNNNNNNNNNNNNNNNNNNNNNNNNNNNNNNNNNNNNNNNNNNNNNNNNNNNNNNNNNNNNNNNNNNNNNNNNNNNNNNNNNNNNNNNNNNNNNNNNNNNNNNNNNNNNNNNNNNNNNNNNNNNNNNNNNNNNNNNNNNNNNNNNNNNNNNNNNNNNNNNNNNNNNNNNNNNNNNNNNNNNNNNNNNNNNNNNNNNNNNNNNNNNNNNNNNNNNNNNNNNNNNNNNNNNNNNNNNNNNNNNNNNNNNNNNNNNNNNNNNNNNNNNNNNNNNNNNNNNNNNNNNNNNNNNNNNNNNNNNNNNNNNNNNNNNNNNNNNNNNNNNNNNNNNNNNNNNNNNNNNNNNNNNNNNNNNNNNNNNNNNNNNNNNNNNNNNNNNNNNNNNNNNNNNNNNNNNNNNNNNNNNNNNNNNNNNNNNNNNNNNNNNNNNNNNNNNNNNNNNNNNNNNNNNNNNNNNNNNNNNNNNNNaaccatttatatatatatatatatattatatattatatatattatatatatatatccatgagagagagaggagagagagagagagagaggagagagacagagagtgagagttaattttattcttcaaacaAAGAAGTTGTCGATAAAGAATGTATGCATATAGTACTGTATTATCTAAACTACTGATTCACTGGACTTACTTTAATATCAGTAATTATTATCAaatgttaaaagaaaaaatcattgCCTACATGTAGCCACCATGTTACTTTTTACGAGACAGTAAAGTATGAGATATTTTATCACATCGCCATCAATCTTCTTGTCCCATCTCTCTGAGCCAAATGCCCGACAACTTCCTCTATATAAGAAGGCCAATAGCTAGCAGGGAGAGTCGCTCGAAAGCCCTAAACTTCTCAGCTTTGTTTTACGGGCTAGCTTCTTCTATTTTAACTTAGAATATTCTCAAAATGTTTTCTGTCAAACAACTAGTTGAATCAGGTTGTCTCACTTCTGTTCCTCCCAAGTATGTCTTCAAAAATACAGAATCTGATGATTGCATGGTCACAGAACTAGAAGCAATCCCCACCATAGACTTCTCCCTTCTCACATCCGGTAATCCTGATGAGCGGTCCAAAGTCATCAATGAACTCCGCAATGCATGCCAGGAGTGGGGATTCTTCATGGTAAAATGATATATAAGTTCAGTTTATATAGTATATAATTTTTCTATTGAGGAAAATGTCTTAGTATGCGTATCTAATTAATTTCCAGGTAATAAATCATGGAGTGCCAGAGACATTGAGAAAGGAAATGATAAGGGCAACAAAAGATTTCTTCGATTTAGCAGGGGAGGAAAAGCAACAGTACACAGGGAAGAAGCTGTTTGATCCGATAAGGTGTGGAACGAGCTTCAATCCGAAGGTGGATAAGGTTCTTCTTTGGAGGGATTACCTCAAGGTTCACGTTCATCCCCATTTCAGTGCTCCTAACAAGCCTTCTGGCTTCGGGTAATGTTTCAACATCTGAGTGTTGGCTTGACAGGCAGACCCACACTCTAATACATGGGTCATGGATGACCACAactccatttttatttttaaaagaagaaatttaatgaaaaaaaaaaaactatggtTCGGTCGGGCTTTAGATCAGTCATTTGAGCCTCGAAAAACAAGTACAGTTCCAAATAAATATTGGACAGCTACATAATATAGACACGAGATAAGGTATGTATATTAAGCACTCAGAAGttatttcatcaaattaaattgatgGTTTGGTAAAAAATTCGACAAAGTGACAAATTAGTTGtagcaaaattttatattgatcATGACATGGTACaagattttttataaatacttACTAACCTTATTCTAAATGATACTACTAGTATATCATAACTGGCATCCACCACACCAAGATTCAATTAGTTAAACAAAAATCCTTGTTCACCAATAGATTCTGACGCCTCATTTTGCATTGTAACTTTGTGAAGGTAAGATGTTGTCGGGTTTAGTCCCCGTGGCATGTGGCCACATACGCTACCAACCATTATTGCCACTCCGATCTTCCTTAATCTACATGCAAGTTTTGCCAATCCAACatccaaaaatatttatcaatttttttggcaaaaaaatatttgttagtTTAGATACTTAAATTTTTACTTGTGTTCAAACTTCAAAGTATTAATTACTTTGTTTAGTGAGTGGTCACTCTTAATGACGGATGTTTCGCTTGCTTTTAACAGCAAGGTTCTAAAGGAATACTGCAAAAGAACTCGAGAAATGGCCAGTGAGCTGCTTAAAGGGATCTCTGAAAGCCTAGGATTGGAAGAAAGCTACATAAATGAGAAAATGGCAGTAGAATCTGCTGACTCCCATCAGCTGCTTGTTGCAAATATGTACCCGCCTTGTCCACAGCCGGAGCTTTCGATGGGTCTACCCCCCCACTCGGATCATGGACTCCTCACCATCCTCATGCAAAATGAGCTTGCAGGCCTTCAAGTAATGCACAATGCCAAGTGGGTTCCCATCAATCCCCTGCCTAACTCTTTTCTTGTCAACACCGGAGATCATATGGAGGTATGCcttcctatatatatataccagaGAAACtttagagtttatttttatttttaacctttttaatACTTAAGTTGGGGGAAGGGGAGTTCTCATAGAAACTATACTATATTACAGTAATCCTGtagttttatgttgatgaaaGTGAACATGATATACGTTTCCAATATGAAAAAGGTATTCATgatttgaaagagaaaaagttgACGACTTTTTTCGGGGAAACCATTAGGTTTGAGAGAGTTATTTTAGGCTGATCCTGGTGTTGTTTAATGGATACTATCATTGGCCTGCCTGTCAATTTCAGATACTGACCAACGGGAAGTATAAGAGCGTGGTGCATAGAGCTGTGGTGAATGACAAAGCAGCAAGGATATCGATAGGGACAGCACATGGACCTCCTCTTGACACAATTGTAAGCCCCGCAGCAGAGCTGGTGACGAATTTTGTCGGCCAATTCTCCCCGGCATATCGCGGAATCAAATATAAGGAGTATTTGGAGCTTCAACAAAGTAAAAGTCTCAATGGGAAATCCTGCTTGGACCACCTCCGTCTTTGAATAGGATATCCATCCTATTCATTTATAAGAACCTCATTATTGCTCATGTAACATCATGATGATTGTTCCCATCAAGAAATATGGATGGATGATTGAAATAACAACGCcgctaaaattgaaatttgagatttgaGACTTGAGAGGTCGACTAGCGAGATAGGAATCGTAGCATGAATCATTTTTCCCATCAAGATGGATACATTATTAGCAAgcaaaggggaaaaaaatggTGAAGAACTACCTTTTTCctgataattttattgacaATTACGTCATACTCGTGATCATAGACTTAGCCCAGATTGCTAtagttaattataaaaacatgCATTAATCGAATTTTCCTCAACTTTTCGTACTTTTTCAGGGTGTTGAATTAGACATTATGCGGATGTCAAATATTCCTAAACACGGTGAAACCGCTCCATCGCGGGACTTTCCTTTTGGCCAAATTTGAcaaacaatttctt from the Theobroma cacao cultivar B97-61/B2 chromosome 8, Criollo_cocoa_genome_V2, whole genome shotgun sequence genome contains:
- the LOC18591750 gene encoding protein DMR6-LIKE OXYGENASE 2; its protein translation is MFSVKQLVESGCLTSVPPKYVFKNTESDDCMVTELEAIPTIDFSLLTSGNPDERSKVINELRNACQEWGFFMVINHGVPETLRKEMIRATKDFFDLAGEEKQQYTGKKLFDPIRCGTSFNPKVDKVLLWRDYLKVHVHPHFSAPNKPSGFGKVLKEYCKRTREMASELLKGISESLGLEESYINEKMAVESADSHQLLVANMYPPCPQPELSMGLPPHSDHGLLTILMQNELAGLQVMHNAKWVPINPLPNSFLVNTGDHMEILTNGKYKSVVHRAVVNDKAARISIGTAHGPPLDTIVSPAAELVTNFVGQFSPAYRGIKYKEYLELQQSKSLNGKSCLDHLRL
- the LOC18591749 gene encoding RING-H2 finger protein ATL11, translated to MNRGDCSRSFLRLCRQNHGLPCMARANSILFFLCFFSLSTSQSQTIPAPPPPSNSYEPVGPKFNPSMAIVMVVLVTAFFFMGFFSVYIRQCAQRRMRGGNWDASVNFGRRSRRLTRGLDASVIESFPTFLYSTVKGLKIGNDTLECAVCLNEFEDDETLRLIPKCSHVFHPDCIDAWLLSHSTCPVCRANLAPKPGEDISCPTVPVYGSELELENRPDNNNASNEMSRTEAVNQRRDVEPLDVNLVNSNTPIIQNRPPRSRSTGWMLTRLFPRSHSTGHLLVQPGENCERFTLRLPEDVRSELMNSNFSRSNSCLAFPRARSSRRGYRSRSLGRNYFNYERSDRPDRWGFTMTPPFFSRTGSLRSPKLVAGTGGDSDEALANPAKGLFKSIKSPFDRLFVGGEANLGEQSSDRLRPESQV